In Caproiciproducens sp. NJN-50, the following are encoded in one genomic region:
- a CDS encoding DUF4365 domain-containing protein, with protein sequence MLDQKAIETKAVNAVRDIIVESDYLDQFIADNDKEPSFDGFVYLYSEKGKKKENFIGRIAVQVKGTQRKVPANKTIIKYPVALSDLRNYLSEGGVIYFVVHISSDGKKHRIYYNDMLPIKIKKILEYAPDQSTKNIKFRLFPSDIKVVQTLLFSFYEHKRKQSILHDLSEIPSVDDLQQQKLLQELSLTVAGTGQYHNPIDAFLNEDVYVYAKVIGTEVHYPVDLITDTAERIISHEVINHISVNGKQYYEKYVVLDYIDKVQLKFGQSITFTFPRSKTDSPKQKATINYTPCSSLRQRATDLAFWIAFVKASGFEMNGKFTRFPLDSKLTDESCQKANEELSFLENVVNVFSILHITQDINIKNMSERDWRELNILCKAFIDKEPIKGMRKDLPFSYQLRIEDVRIALVHTEIDVDDTAKIHDFFSDHFLYGYTVEDVRHFAPPCAIIDQEGWKIISNIYFDDILPSFRRIYLQHHDYEIFVVANNSLLTILLAYDSCGKKELLETAKQLSQWIFKECPEETLSIPIRLINFLQVMGRIRDLNKAERIQLLELAENTNTEERIKVGAYLLLKNKDAAEMHFDRMSSDLQKSFIKWPIYHFWITH encoded by the coding sequence GTGCTAGATCAGAAAGCCATCGAAACCAAAGCAGTAAATGCCGTGAGAGATATCATCGTGGAATCTGATTATCTTGACCAGTTCATCGCGGATAATGACAAGGAACCATCTTTTGATGGCTTTGTGTATCTATATTCTGAAAAAGGGAAAAAGAAAGAAAATTTTATTGGAAGAATCGCTGTTCAGGTAAAAGGCACACAAAGGAAGGTCCCTGCAAATAAGACAATAATAAAATATCCTGTCGCATTGTCTGACTTGAGAAATTATTTAAGCGAGGGCGGTGTCATCTATTTTGTTGTGCATATTTCAAGTGATGGAAAGAAGCATAGGATTTATTACAATGACATGCTTCCGATTAAAATCAAAAAAATATTAGAGTATGCACCAGATCAGTCAACGAAAAATATTAAATTCAGACTTTTCCCTTCTGATATAAAAGTTGTTCAAACATTATTGTTTTCTTTTTATGAACATAAGAGAAAACAATCAATCTTGCATGATTTAAGTGAAATACCGTCAGTAGATGATCTGCAACAACAGAAATTATTGCAGGAACTTAGTCTGACTGTAGCAGGAACCGGACAATATCACAATCCAATTGATGCATTTTTGAACGAGGATGTATATGTTTATGCAAAAGTTATTGGCACAGAAGTGCACTATCCTGTAGATTTGATTACCGATACAGCTGAAAGAATTATCTCGCATGAGGTAATTAATCATATCTCTGTCAATGGTAAACAGTATTATGAAAAGTATGTCGTCCTCGATTATATTGATAAGGTCCAGCTTAAATTTGGGCAGAGTATTACTTTCACGTTTCCACGGTCTAAAACTGACTCACCAAAGCAGAAGGCAACAATTAACTACACTCCTTGTTCCTCCCTCCGCCAAAGAGCTACTGACTTGGCGTTTTGGATTGCTTTTGTGAAGGCTAGTGGATTTGAAATGAATGGAAAATTTACTAGGTTTCCATTAGATTCAAAGCTGACAGATGAAAGTTGCCAGAAAGCAAATGAAGAGCTCTCCTTTTTAGAAAATGTTGTAAATGTTTTTAGCATTCTACATATCACGCAAGACATTAATATTAAAAATATGTCTGAGAGAGATTGGCGAGAGCTCAATATTTTGTGTAAAGCTTTTATTGATAAGGAACCAATAAAAGGAATGCGTAAAGATCTTCCATTTTCTTATCAGCTACGAATTGAAGATGTGAGGATTGCACTTGTACATACCGAAATAGATGTAGATGATACTGCAAAAATCCATGATTTCTTTTCTGACCACTTTCTGTATGGATATACAGTAGAAGATGTTCGGCATTTTGCTCCGCCCTGCGCCATTATCGATCAAGAGGGCTGGAAAATTATCTCAAATATTTATTTTGATGACATCCTTCCATCGTTTAGGAGAATTTATTTACAACATCATGATTATGAGATCTTTGTTGTTGCAAATAATTCCCTTCTTACAATATTGTTAGCGTATGACTCTTGTGGAAAAAAGGAGCTTCTTGAAACTGCAAAGCAGTTGTCACAATGGATATTTAAAGAATGTCCTGAAGAAACTTTATCAATTCCTATTCGCCTAATTAATTTTTTACAGGTGATGGGCCGAATCCGAGATTTGAACAAGGCTGAACGTATACAATTATTGGAACTCGCTGAAAACACAAATACTGAAGAGCGGATTAAAGTTGGGGCATACTTGTTACTTAAGAATAAAGATGCTGCCGAAATGCACTTTGATAGAATGAGTAGCGACCTTCAAAAAAGTTTTATTAAATGGCCTATCTACCATTTCTGGATCACACATTGA
- a CDS encoding recombinase family protein yields METAIYVRVSTEEQAQEGFSIRAQEQKLKDYVRIKDWSIYKIYADEGISGKDITGRPAVKEMITDIKAGYVKNVLVFKIDRLTRSTADLIYLVDLFNANDCEFNSLMESIDTQTASGRMFIKIIGIFAEFERENIIERTRVGVERKVKEGYSLCTSSASFGYDRVKGQKIQTVNPAEAEVVRDIFGMFVDNGLTLTDIARRLNLRGISTKQGKTWASGKVRRVLANCNYVGDVRHHMNDSRHKREYDGLHEAIIPQELFDAANGILEENKKVGITKPPNDDKYFAGFLVCAKCGYKLKTYESRKKLKTKIQITVGYVCRNHTLGTCTVGSMSHKKVEAAFEEYISEIADFDAVDTRSLAEEEKAKHDNSEAISSLENKLKNLETRERETLERYVRNEIDFEDYRQMKDLVASDKQVLGAELERLKAAQNPVASKPQEIALNFKKNWDGLSNPERRAFLKQFVERIVIESVKTKCDYFGQVKIREVKWRM; encoded by the coding sequence ATGGAAACAGCGATCTATGTCCGCGTATCCACGGAGGAACAGGCGCAGGAGGGTTTCTCCATCCGGGCGCAGGAGCAGAAGCTCAAGGATTATGTGAGAATCAAAGATTGGTCAATCTATAAAATATATGCCGACGAGGGCATCTCCGGAAAAGACATCACCGGACGTCCTGCGGTCAAAGAAATGATAACGGACATAAAAGCCGGATATGTAAAGAACGTGCTGGTTTTCAAGATCGACCGCCTCACACGCTCCACGGCGGATTTGATTTATCTGGTTGACCTGTTTAACGCCAATGACTGCGAATTCAACTCCCTGATGGAGTCCATTGATACACAGACGGCATCCGGCAGGATGTTTATCAAAATCATCGGCATCTTCGCGGAGTTTGAGCGCGAAAACATCATCGAGCGAACAAGGGTCGGCGTCGAGCGCAAGGTGAAGGAAGGGTATTCGCTCTGCACATCGTCGGCAAGTTTCGGATATGACCGTGTCAAAGGTCAAAAAATACAAACGGTAAATCCCGCCGAAGCTGAAGTCGTGCGGGATATTTTTGGCATGTTTGTAGACAACGGATTGACGCTCACAGACATTGCGCGGCGGCTTAATTTGCGCGGGATATCCACGAAGCAAGGCAAAACATGGGCTTCCGGAAAAGTCAGACGTGTCCTCGCCAATTGCAACTATGTGGGCGATGTGCGTCACCACATGAACGATTCCAGGCACAAGCGGGAATACGACGGCTTGCATGAAGCGATTATCCCGCAGGAACTTTTTGATGCCGCGAATGGCATCCTTGAGGAAAACAAAAAGGTGGGAATCACAAAGCCGCCGAATGACGATAAATATTTTGCAGGATTTTTGGTATGTGCAAAATGCGGATACAAGTTGAAAACCTATGAATCCCGCAAAAAATTAAAGACGAAAATTCAAATCACAGTCGGATATGTATGCCGTAATCATACGCTCGGGACCTGCACCGTCGGCAGCATGAGCCACAAGAAAGTGGAGGCGGCTTTCGAGGAATACATCTCTGAAATTGCTGATTTTGACGCTGTGGATACACGTTCCCTTGCGGAAGAGGAAAAAGCCAAGCATGACAACAGTGAAGCAATCTCATCGCTGGAAAACAAGCTGAAAAATCTTGAAACGAGGGAACGTGAAACGCTGGAACGGTATGTCCGCAATGAGATTGACTTTGAGGATTACCGCCAGATGAAAGACCTTGTCGCGTCGGATAAACAGGTTCTGGGCGCTGAACTGGAACGCCTCAAGGCAGCTCAGAACCCTGTAGCATCAAAGCCGCAGGAAATCGCATTGAACTTTAAAAAGAACTGGGATGGATTATCGAACCCGGAACGCCGCGCTTTCCTGAAACAGTTTGTAGAGAGAATTGTCATTGAAAGCGTGAAGACGAAATGCGATTATTTTGGGCAGGTGAAGATTCGGGAAGTGAAGTGGAGAATGTAA